A genome region from Triticum aestivum cultivar Chinese Spring chromosome 2B, IWGSC CS RefSeq v2.1, whole genome shotgun sequence includes the following:
- the LOC123046993 gene encoding MAP3K epsilon protein kinase 1 isoform X2: protein MASRQHNPKSKTLGNKYMLGDEIGKGAYGRVYKGLDLENGDFVAIKQVSLENIPQEDLNIIMQEIDLLKNLNHKNIVKYLGSLKTNSHLHIILEYVENGSLANIIKPNKFGPFPESLAAVYIAQVLEGLVYLHEQGVIHRDIKGANILTTKEGLVKLADFGVATKLTEADVNTHSVVGTPYWMAPEVIEMSGVCAASDIWSVGCTVIELLTCSPPYYELQPMPALFRIVQDVQPPIPEGFSPEITDFLRQCFQKDSIQRPDAKTLLMHPWLQNSRRASSSPRQTNPRHIDMDDEVPSSDNHAEFSGPSGDTQAPVASDIEQEDGTKELVSVSAGQGKSDELHDGKPAESNISNNVELMKDNVVLTKDPTLVFHEKLSLESSPGATDLNGKIEHEPSQDVLPTKVARSSQESKNGASKNLEPESKDPSSFEDDDAFSFQAGRQNATFLQEAKPLVAEGANGLSRFSDTPGDASLEDLFPIDKRGDHVGEASTSTTAQELRDRMVSQKQKGNDNVPMNGGKLLELFEEFHDNIPGENLFPLQSVEYSKIVAQLKPGESEEVILSACQKLMLFFSHRPEQKQIYVSQNGFLPLMELLELPKNRIICSVLQLINYIVKDNTGFLENACLVGLIPVVMNFAVPDRAKEVRMQASFFLQQLCQASTLTLQMFIACQGIPVLVSFLEPDYAKFREMVHLAIDGIWQVFKLQHSTPRNDFCRIAAKNGILLRLVNTLHSLNEATRFASISGSGASVTQNGSTPRLKSGQLDVPMLESSKVRLDHYHSSGSMQSLQADADKHHILLDPSASPRFNDISAAGHMERNDNDLVRPQRLSVSGGRSSTDRSPKHIELVSNGHSSGQNDQIRPLLSLLEKEPPSRHVSGQLDYARHMSGLERHESILPLLHASVERKTNGELDLLMAEFAEVSRQGRENGNLDSNMKASNRAPSMKYGPTASNEGTSTSGAASQTASGVLSGSGVLNARMPGSTTSSGLLAQMVSMSADVAREYLEKVADLLLEFAQADTVVKSLMSSQSLLARLFQMFNKIESPILLKILRCINHLSGDPNCLETLQRTDAIKHLIPILELRDGPLVFQIHSEVLNALFNLCKINKRRQEQAAENGIIPHLMNFVMSDSPLRQYALPLLCDMAHASRNSREQLRAHGGLDVYLDLLEDDAWACTALDSIAVCLAHDNDHRKVEQALLKKEAIQKLVKFFEDCPEQYFVHILDAFLKIITKSSRINTAIATNGLTTLLIARLDHREAIARLTLLKLIKVVYEHHPRPKQLIVENDLPQKLQNLIEERRDGQRGGQQVLVKQMATSLLKALHINTVL from the exons ATGGCGTCCCGGCAGCACAACCCGAAATCCAAGACGCTCGGCAACAAATAC ATGCTGGGGGACGAGATAGGGAAGGGCGCGTACGGGCGCGTCTACAAGGGGCTTGACCTGGAAAATGGCGACTTCGTGGCCATCAAGCAGGTCTCGCTGGAGAACATCCCGCAGGAGGATCTCAATATTATCATG CAAGAAATTGATCTACTGAAA AATCTCAATCACAAAAATATTGTGAAGTATCTTGGATCATTGAAGACAAATAGCCATCTTCATATCATTCTGGA ATATGTGGAGAATGGTTCACTAGCCAATATTATCAAGCCAAACAAATTTGGACCATTTCCTGAATCATTAGCAGCCGTCTACATTGCTCAG GTGTTGGAGGGCCTTGTCTATCTGCATGAGCAAGGTGTCATACATAGAGATATCAAGGGTGCAAATATATTGACAACTAAAGAG GGCCTTGTTAAACTTGCTGATTTTGGAGTTGCTACTAAATTAACTGAAGCCGATGTCAACACACACTCAGTTGTTGGAACCCCATACTGGATGGCCCCCGAG GTTATTGAAATGTCTGGTGTTTGTGCCGCGTCAGATATCTGGAGTGTTGGTTGCACAGTTATTGAGTTACTCACTTGTTCCCCACCATATTATGAACTGCAGCCCATGCCTGCACTGTTTCGCATTGTTCAG GATGTGCAACCACCAATACCAGAAGGATTCTCTCCTGAGATTACTGATTTTCTCCGGCAATGTTTTCAAAAG GATTCAATACAACGGCCTGATGCAAAGACATTGTTGATGCACCCATGGTTGCAGAACTCGAGACGGGCCTCGTCATCTCCCCGGCAGACTAATCCGAG GCATATTGACATGGATGATGAAGTCCCAAGTAGCGATAATCACGCTGAGTTTTCTGGTCCATCAGGAGATACACAAGCACCTGTTGCTTCTGACATTGAACAG GAGGATGGAACAAAAGAACTGGTTTCTGTATCTGCGGGACAAGGTAAATCTGACGAGCTTCATGATGGAAAACCTGCAGAAAGCAATATTTCAAACAATGTGGAACTCATGAAAGATAATGTGGTTCTCACTAAAGATCCTACATTAGTTTTCCATGAAAAGCTATCATTGGAATCTTCTCCTGGAGCTACCGATTTAAATGGCAAGATAGAACATGAACCTTCGCAAGATGTTCTGCCAACTAAGGTAGCTAGGAGCAGCCAAGAATCAAAAAACGGTGCCAGCAAAAATTTAGAGCCTGAAAGTAAAGACCCTTCAAGTTTTGAGGATGATGATGCTTTCTCCTTCCAGGCTGGGAGACAGAATGCCACCTTTCTACAG GAGGCAAAACCTTTAGTTGCCGAGGGAGCTAATGGACTGAGTAGATTCAGTGATACACCTGGAGATGCCTCCTTGGAGGATTTATTCCCAATTGACAAGCGAGGAGATCATGTGGGTGAAGCTTCAACATCCACTACCGCTCAAGAGCTCAGGGATAGGATGGTGTCACAGAAGCAGAAGGGAAATGACAATGTGCCCATGAATGGCGGAAAACTTCTTGAATTATTTGAG GAATTTCATGACAACATTCCAGGAGAGAATCTTTTCCCTTTACAG TCTGTGGAATACAGCAAAATAGTAGCACAGCTGAAGCCCGGGGAAAGTGAAGAAGTAATACTGTCAGCATGCCAAAAGCTTATGTTATTCTTCAGTCACCGGCCTGAGCAAAAACAGATTTATGTGTCACAGAATGGTTTCCTTCCGTTGATGGAACTTCTTGAACTTCCAAAAAACCGT ATTATATGTTCTGTTCTGCAACTCATCAACTACATTGTAAAAGATAATACAGGCTTCCTGGAAAATGCCTGTCTTGTTGGCCTT ATACCAGTGGTGATGAATTTTGCCGTGCCAGATCGTGCAAAGGAAGTCCGGATGCAAGCATCCTTTTTTCTGCAGCAGCTTTGCCAGGCCAG CACCTTGACGTTGCAAATGTTCATTGCATGTCAAGGTATACCTGTTTTGGTGAGTTTTTTGGAGCCTGACTATGCAAAATTTAG GGAAATGGTTCATCTTGCAATTGATGGCATCTGGCAGGTCTTCAAGCTTCAGCATTCAACGCCGAGAAATGACTTCTGTCGTATAGCAGCAAAGAATGGGATACTTCTCAGGCTAGTTAATACTCTTCATAGCTTGAATGAAGCAACACGATTTGCTTCCATCTCAGGGTCAGGTGCTTCAGTAACACAGAATGGTTCCACCCCCCGTCTAAAATCTGGTCAGCTAGATGTGCCGATGCTAGAAAGTTCTAAAGTAAGGCTGGATCATTACCATTCATCTGGCTCCATGCAGTCATTACAAGCAGATGCTGATAAGCACCATATCTTATTGGATCCATCAGCATCTCCTAGGTTCAATGATATATCTGCTGCTGGTCACATGGAGAGAAATGATAATGACCTGGTAAGGCCACAGCGGCTTAGTGTTTCTGGAGGAAGGTCATCAACAGACAGATCTCCCAAGCATATAGAATTAGTATCAAATGGACATAGTAGTGGTCAGAATGATCAAATCCGGCCTCTACTGAGTTTATTGGAGAAAGAACCTCCCTCTCGTCATGTATCTGGACAGCTTGATTATGCCCGTCACATGTCTGGACTAGAAAGGCATGAAAGTATTTTGCCACTGTTACATGCTTCAGTAGAGAGGAAAACAAATGGTGAACTTGACTTGCTAATGGCAGAATTTGCTG AGGTCTCTAGACAGGGAAGAGAGAATGGTAACCTTGATTCTAATATGAAAGCTTCAAATAGGGCTCCAAGTATGAAGTATGGCCCAACAGCTTCCAATGAGGGAACTTCAACATCTGGAGCAGCGTCACAAACAGCATCTGGCGTGTTGTCTGGATCAGGAGTGCTCAATGCAAGAATGCCAGGAAGTACAACATCATCTGGTCTATTAGCTCAAATGGTTTCTATGAGTGCTGATGTTGCACGCGAGTATCTTGAGAAAGTGGCAGATCTTCTTTTGGAGTTTGCACAAGCAGACACTGTTGTAAAATCTCTCATGTCTAGCCAAAGCCTTCTCGCACGGCTGTTCCAGATGTTCAACAAGATAGAATCTCCTATTCTTCTGAAG ATTCTTAGGTGCATTAATCATTTGTCTGGTGATCCTAATTGTCTAGAGACACTTCAACGCACAGATGCTATCAAGCATTTGATACCAATTCTCGAACTTCGTGATGGACCTCTAGTTTTTCAAATACATAGCGAG GTCCTCAATGCGCTGTTCAACCTTTGTAAGATCAATAAAAGAAGACAGGAACAAGCAGCTGAAAATGGGATCATCCCTCACTTGATGAATTTTGTCATGTCAGACTCGCCGCTAAGGCAGTATGCATTGCCTCTGCTTTGTGATATGGCTCATGCTTCTCGCAACTCTAGAGAGCAGTTGAGAGCTCATGGAGGCCTGGATGTGTACTTGGACCTGTTAGAGGATGATGCATGGGCATGTACAGCTTTGGATTCCATTGCTGTTTGTTTGGCTCATGACAATGATCACAGAAAAGTAGAGCAAGCCTTGTTGAAGAAAGAGGCCATTCAGAAGTTGGTGAAATTTTTCGAAGACTGCCCTGAACAATATTTTGTTCATATACTCGATGCTTTCCTCAAAATAATCAC gAAATCATCTCGGATAAATACTGCAATAGCCACCAATGGTTTGACGACATTGCTTATTGCAAGACTTGACCATCGAGAAGCTATTGCTCGTTTGACTCTGCTGAAACTAATAAAG GTTGTCTATGAGCACCACCCTCGACCAAAGCAGCTCATAGTGGAGAACGACCTTCCCCAGAAGCTACAAAACCTCATTGAAGAACGTAGGGACGGGCAACGTGGCGGTCAACAAGTGCTGGTCAAACAAATGGCCACCTCACTGTTGAAAGCATTGCACATCAATACAGTCTTGTGA
- the LOC123046993 gene encoding MAP3K epsilon protein kinase 1 isoform X1 — MASRQHNPKSKTLGNKYMLGDEIGKGAYGRVYKGLDLENGDFVAIKQVSLENIPQEDLNIIMQEIDLLKNLNHKNIVKYLGSLKTNSHLHIILEYVENGSLANIIKPNKFGPFPESLAAVYIAQVLEGLVYLHEQGVIHRDIKGANILTTKEGLVKLADFGVATKLTEADVNTHSVVGTPYWMAPEVIEMSGVCAASDIWSVGCTVIELLTCSPPYYELQPMPALFRIVQDVQPPIPEGFSPEITDFLRQCFQKDSIQRPDAKTLLMHPWLQNSRRASSSPRQTNPRHIDMDDEVPSSDNHAEFSGPSGDTQAPVASDIEQEDGTKELVSVSAGQGKSDELHDGKPAESNISNNVELMKDNVVLTKDPTLVFHEKLSLESSPGATDLNGKIEHEPSQDVLPTKVARSSQESKNGASKNLEPESKDPSSFEDDDAFSFQAGRQNATFLQEAKPLVAEGANGLSRFSDTPGDASLEDLFPIDKRGDHVGEASTSTTAQELRDRMVSQKQKGNDNVPMNGGKLLELFEEFHDNIPGENLFPLQSVEYSKIVAQLKPGESEEVILSACQKLMLFFSHRPEQKQIYVSQNGFLPLMELLELPKNRIICSVLQLINYIVKDNTGFLENACLVGLIPVVMNFAVPDRAKEVRMQASFFLQQLCQASTLTLQMFIACQGIPVLVSFLEPDYAKFSREMVHLAIDGIWQVFKLQHSTPRNDFCRIAAKNGILLRLVNTLHSLNEATRFASISGSGASVTQNGSTPRLKSGQLDVPMLESSKVRLDHYHSSGSMQSLQADADKHHILLDPSASPRFNDISAAGHMERNDNDLVRPQRLSVSGGRSSTDRSPKHIELVSNGHSSGQNDQIRPLLSLLEKEPPSRHVSGQLDYARHMSGLERHESILPLLHASVERKTNGELDLLMAEFAEVSRQGRENGNLDSNMKASNRAPSMKYGPTASNEGTSTSGAASQTASGVLSGSGVLNARMPGSTTSSGLLAQMVSMSADVAREYLEKVADLLLEFAQADTVVKSLMSSQSLLARLFQMFNKIESPILLKILRCINHLSGDPNCLETLQRTDAIKHLIPILELRDGPLVFQIHSEVLNALFNLCKINKRRQEQAAENGIIPHLMNFVMSDSPLRQYALPLLCDMAHASRNSREQLRAHGGLDVYLDLLEDDAWACTALDSIAVCLAHDNDHRKVEQALLKKEAIQKLVKFFEDCPEQYFVHILDAFLKIITKSSRINTAIATNGLTTLLIARLDHREAIARLTLLKLIKVVYEHHPRPKQLIVENDLPQKLQNLIEERRDGQRGGQQVLVKQMATSLLKALHINTVL, encoded by the exons ATGGCGTCCCGGCAGCACAACCCGAAATCCAAGACGCTCGGCAACAAATAC ATGCTGGGGGACGAGATAGGGAAGGGCGCGTACGGGCGCGTCTACAAGGGGCTTGACCTGGAAAATGGCGACTTCGTGGCCATCAAGCAGGTCTCGCTGGAGAACATCCCGCAGGAGGATCTCAATATTATCATG CAAGAAATTGATCTACTGAAA AATCTCAATCACAAAAATATTGTGAAGTATCTTGGATCATTGAAGACAAATAGCCATCTTCATATCATTCTGGA ATATGTGGAGAATGGTTCACTAGCCAATATTATCAAGCCAAACAAATTTGGACCATTTCCTGAATCATTAGCAGCCGTCTACATTGCTCAG GTGTTGGAGGGCCTTGTCTATCTGCATGAGCAAGGTGTCATACATAGAGATATCAAGGGTGCAAATATATTGACAACTAAAGAG GGCCTTGTTAAACTTGCTGATTTTGGAGTTGCTACTAAATTAACTGAAGCCGATGTCAACACACACTCAGTTGTTGGAACCCCATACTGGATGGCCCCCGAG GTTATTGAAATGTCTGGTGTTTGTGCCGCGTCAGATATCTGGAGTGTTGGTTGCACAGTTATTGAGTTACTCACTTGTTCCCCACCATATTATGAACTGCAGCCCATGCCTGCACTGTTTCGCATTGTTCAG GATGTGCAACCACCAATACCAGAAGGATTCTCTCCTGAGATTACTGATTTTCTCCGGCAATGTTTTCAAAAG GATTCAATACAACGGCCTGATGCAAAGACATTGTTGATGCACCCATGGTTGCAGAACTCGAGACGGGCCTCGTCATCTCCCCGGCAGACTAATCCGAG GCATATTGACATGGATGATGAAGTCCCAAGTAGCGATAATCACGCTGAGTTTTCTGGTCCATCAGGAGATACACAAGCACCTGTTGCTTCTGACATTGAACAG GAGGATGGAACAAAAGAACTGGTTTCTGTATCTGCGGGACAAGGTAAATCTGACGAGCTTCATGATGGAAAACCTGCAGAAAGCAATATTTCAAACAATGTGGAACTCATGAAAGATAATGTGGTTCTCACTAAAGATCCTACATTAGTTTTCCATGAAAAGCTATCATTGGAATCTTCTCCTGGAGCTACCGATTTAAATGGCAAGATAGAACATGAACCTTCGCAAGATGTTCTGCCAACTAAGGTAGCTAGGAGCAGCCAAGAATCAAAAAACGGTGCCAGCAAAAATTTAGAGCCTGAAAGTAAAGACCCTTCAAGTTTTGAGGATGATGATGCTTTCTCCTTCCAGGCTGGGAGACAGAATGCCACCTTTCTACAG GAGGCAAAACCTTTAGTTGCCGAGGGAGCTAATGGACTGAGTAGATTCAGTGATACACCTGGAGATGCCTCCTTGGAGGATTTATTCCCAATTGACAAGCGAGGAGATCATGTGGGTGAAGCTTCAACATCCACTACCGCTCAAGAGCTCAGGGATAGGATGGTGTCACAGAAGCAGAAGGGAAATGACAATGTGCCCATGAATGGCGGAAAACTTCTTGAATTATTTGAG GAATTTCATGACAACATTCCAGGAGAGAATCTTTTCCCTTTACAG TCTGTGGAATACAGCAAAATAGTAGCACAGCTGAAGCCCGGGGAAAGTGAAGAAGTAATACTGTCAGCATGCCAAAAGCTTATGTTATTCTTCAGTCACCGGCCTGAGCAAAAACAGATTTATGTGTCACAGAATGGTTTCCTTCCGTTGATGGAACTTCTTGAACTTCCAAAAAACCGT ATTATATGTTCTGTTCTGCAACTCATCAACTACATTGTAAAAGATAATACAGGCTTCCTGGAAAATGCCTGTCTTGTTGGCCTT ATACCAGTGGTGATGAATTTTGCCGTGCCAGATCGTGCAAAGGAAGTCCGGATGCAAGCATCCTTTTTTCTGCAGCAGCTTTGCCAGGCCAG CACCTTGACGTTGCAAATGTTCATTGCATGTCAAGGTATACCTGTTTTGGTGAGTTTTTTGGAGCCTGACTATGCAAAATTTAG CAGGGAAATGGTTCATCTTGCAATTGATGGCATCTGGCAGGTCTTCAAGCTTCAGCATTCAACGCCGAGAAATGACTTCTGTCGTATAGCAGCAAAGAATGGGATACTTCTCAGGCTAGTTAATACTCTTCATAGCTTGAATGAAGCAACACGATTTGCTTCCATCTCAGGGTCAGGTGCTTCAGTAACACAGAATGGTTCCACCCCCCGTCTAAAATCTGGTCAGCTAGATGTGCCGATGCTAGAAAGTTCTAAAGTAAGGCTGGATCATTACCATTCATCTGGCTCCATGCAGTCATTACAAGCAGATGCTGATAAGCACCATATCTTATTGGATCCATCAGCATCTCCTAGGTTCAATGATATATCTGCTGCTGGTCACATGGAGAGAAATGATAATGACCTGGTAAGGCCACAGCGGCTTAGTGTTTCTGGAGGAAGGTCATCAACAGACAGATCTCCCAAGCATATAGAATTAGTATCAAATGGACATAGTAGTGGTCAGAATGATCAAATCCGGCCTCTACTGAGTTTATTGGAGAAAGAACCTCCCTCTCGTCATGTATCTGGACAGCTTGATTATGCCCGTCACATGTCTGGACTAGAAAGGCATGAAAGTATTTTGCCACTGTTACATGCTTCAGTAGAGAGGAAAACAAATGGTGAACTTGACTTGCTAATGGCAGAATTTGCTG AGGTCTCTAGACAGGGAAGAGAGAATGGTAACCTTGATTCTAATATGAAAGCTTCAAATAGGGCTCCAAGTATGAAGTATGGCCCAACAGCTTCCAATGAGGGAACTTCAACATCTGGAGCAGCGTCACAAACAGCATCTGGCGTGTTGTCTGGATCAGGAGTGCTCAATGCAAGAATGCCAGGAAGTACAACATCATCTGGTCTATTAGCTCAAATGGTTTCTATGAGTGCTGATGTTGCACGCGAGTATCTTGAGAAAGTGGCAGATCTTCTTTTGGAGTTTGCACAAGCAGACACTGTTGTAAAATCTCTCATGTCTAGCCAAAGCCTTCTCGCACGGCTGTTCCAGATGTTCAACAAGATAGAATCTCCTATTCTTCTGAAG ATTCTTAGGTGCATTAATCATTTGTCTGGTGATCCTAATTGTCTAGAGACACTTCAACGCACAGATGCTATCAAGCATTTGATACCAATTCTCGAACTTCGTGATGGACCTCTAGTTTTTCAAATACATAGCGAG GTCCTCAATGCGCTGTTCAACCTTTGTAAGATCAATAAAAGAAGACAGGAACAAGCAGCTGAAAATGGGATCATCCCTCACTTGATGAATTTTGTCATGTCAGACTCGCCGCTAAGGCAGTATGCATTGCCTCTGCTTTGTGATATGGCTCATGCTTCTCGCAACTCTAGAGAGCAGTTGAGAGCTCATGGAGGCCTGGATGTGTACTTGGACCTGTTAGAGGATGATGCATGGGCATGTACAGCTTTGGATTCCATTGCTGTTTGTTTGGCTCATGACAATGATCACAGAAAAGTAGAGCAAGCCTTGTTGAAGAAAGAGGCCATTCAGAAGTTGGTGAAATTTTTCGAAGACTGCCCTGAACAATATTTTGTTCATATACTCGATGCTTTCCTCAAAATAATCAC gAAATCATCTCGGATAAATACTGCAATAGCCACCAATGGTTTGACGACATTGCTTATTGCAAGACTTGACCATCGAGAAGCTATTGCTCGTTTGACTCTGCTGAAACTAATAAAG GTTGTCTATGAGCACCACCCTCGACCAAAGCAGCTCATAGTGGAGAACGACCTTCCCCAGAAGCTACAAAACCTCATTGAAGAACGTAGGGACGGGCAACGTGGCGGTCAACAAGTGCTGGTCAAACAAATGGCCACCTCACTGTTGAAAGCATTGCACATCAATACAGTCTTGTGA